Proteins encoded within one genomic window of Anopheles gambiae chromosome 3, idAnoGambNW_F1_1, whole genome shotgun sequence:
- the LOC5668203 gene encoding uncharacterized protein LOC5668203 isoform X2 has protein sequence MELTTIEGHTESIQRKLYEPPLRRGLRSVLIHAHVGDTATNSFPSAEMDSYQGLVGRPGIDFPVLTHIPNTVFDCKNHGNGYFADLETRCQVFHICDDGKKISFLCPNGTIFRQLDLICDWWFKVDCASTPNHFAESTEMLTQAKRARLQSKHPVPQPINHSDENLTVSIQNKRLLLGNTANLEQQSLSKNYVPKVLEFNRRNNKSNSADTGVSDGLKNQRNVNTNDNIDRLSNAADEIQDTAQSASFASITKKMFNTYYAQDQLLKDQTTSNKPRRAETIDEGLHRDYLSTLQPFKDSRVENNNNSNRNAMHFMAYTTARKLNLNSKVTQFYTPTVPTFTTSTKTVMVGTVTEDPMVTTKATTIHRFNNGGVGGSEESQSFDTQFAHSLRREGIADEESIMDHAIEIMQTIKNLNIDESENHRSIMKKTIDDVKAHTSTVSDGTFARIDPRVKNSLGFLLHPPGIHQNVNGFKRMRIVSERNSNVDVGHRSLLTQTTLNEYDRLFQSNQNENNGNRIDDVHDHDVSEAEFYMDSQMEHDLEGQSSRYPIFGMSNSTQIRELAQIFTHALSAYLQDPVTFRRILTEIRPKAPIMQPTNPKSIVMNKSEIGGMGRNFPISIETTTPSITNPIEYERLKGPENYEVLDFSDVTSTTSNSNSATDFETTLIDTSTMPTTTIDSNADSNKKKAKSDEMLRKQGKSLSIKFITNSRNELADEVNNELRAPASTSYIASTNLASLNDKKNNTLVMDSYITSQMNTSVPPNYRALPTAPIKIVTETISVPQSVLKPPVISNIRYPMEQRSKTKELLDDDEQLQRAQSEFILANQNNGPIYERNKYSVISLHNLKENSVSVETFNASNKTSNKTNITDQHNVSQQQTQGGIPSSRTTMSYTVFFDPLTINDELMELEKPTPTVAHVPGIYNNRQYESNKIHLNTDTAISDAPKKNISDQIMSENQRDDPIMQKKAIEMFGDLNDVQAEKIMSAIKMADKDKSMRRLILLLIRTCDDDPTSTGEESRKALLEALIKLGGVVGPQHTDELQILSAKQKHDTTNRRAKEIGFGQTTNFLYDELTDLTESQNITATTENYSNISSNYENNGGDSGSQDEGSEEWSKGSGTTDATTKIYNSPGESNLPKIATSKWVYGYDETNPPQYSTTPLPSTVFQTTVDSTSTVFTMITEPTVITTVAGSATSETSDYGSSTTIQTTPVDFFDTEYRSRESLESDSSSEMKPTFTVSKRLPKDLSNSLANPLSNNHKQLSPHNSDTRALELLKSLYSLAARWG, from the exons ATGGAACTAACGACCATAGAGGGCCATACTGAAAGTATTCAACGAAAGTTGTATGAACCACCATTGCGACGAGGTCTACGAAGTGTATTAATACATGCACATGTGGGTGATACAGCAACTAATTCATTCCCTAGTGCCGAAATGGACAGTTATCAAGGATTGGTCGGCAGACCAGGTATTGATTTTCCGGTTCTTACGCATATTCCCAATACCGTTTTTGACTGCAAAAACCATGGCAATGGTTATTTTGCCGATTTGGAAACACGTTGTCAG GTGTTCCATATCTGTGATGACGGAAAGAAGATCTCGTTTCTTTGTCCAAACGGCACGATCTTTCGACAGCTTGATCTTATTTGTGATTGGTGGTTTAAAGTAGACTGTGCTTCTACACCAAATCATTTTGCTGAAAGCACCGAAATGCTGACCCAAGCAAAGAGAGCTCGTTTACAAAGCAAACATCCTGTACCCCAACCAATCAATCACAGTGACGAAAACCTTACGGTCAGCATTCAAAATAAACGATTGCTGCTTGGAAATACTGCGAATTTGGAGCAACAATCTTTATCTAAAAATTATGTCCCTAAAGTGCTCGAATTTAACAGACGCAACAATAAAAGCAATTCTGCAGATACTGGCGTGAGCGATGGACTTAAAAATCAAAGAAATGTTAACACTAATGATAATATTGATAGGTTATCTAATGCTGCAGACGAAATACAAGATACGGCACAAAGCGCATCGTTTGCATCTATAACTAAGAAAATGTTTAACACGTATTACGCACAAGACCAGCTATTGAAAGATCAAACCACCTCAAATAAACCAAGACGAGCTGAGACCATCGATGAAGGTCTTCATCGTGATTACCTTTCAACATTGCAACCGTTTAAAGATTCTCGTgtagaaaacaacaacaatagtaACAGAAATGCAATGCACTTCATGGCTTACACAACTGCACGAAAACTGAATTTGAACAGCAAAGTTACGCAATTCTATACGCCAACAGTACCCACATTCACCACCAGCACGAAAACGGTAATGGTGGGGACAGTTACAGAGGATCCCATGGTCACGACAAAGGCCACAACTATCCATCGTTTCAACaacggtggtgttggtggatCCGAAGAATCGCAAAGCTTTGATACCCAATTCGCCCATTCGCTTCGGAGAGAGGGGATAGCTGACGAAGAGTCCATTATGGATCATGCAATCGAGATTATGCAAACTATTAAAAATCTTAACATCGATGAATCTGAAAATCATAGAAGtataatgaaaaaaacgaTAGATGATGTGAAGGCTCATACGTCCACCGTGTCTGATGGTACATTCGCTCGAATTGATCCGCGTGTAAAGAATTCATTGGGGTTTTTACTGCATCCACCAGGAATTCATCAAAATGTGAATGGTTTCAAAAGAATGCGGATTGTCTCTGAGCGTAACTCTAATGTCGATGTTGGACATCGTTCGCTCCTAACACAGACCACGTTAAATGAATACGATCGTCTCTTCCAATCAAACCAAAACGAAAATAATGGAAACCGTATAGATGATGTTCATGATCACGATGTCTCAGAAGCAGAGTTTTATATGGATTCTCAAATGGAACACGACCTCGAAGGTCAATCTTCAAGGTATCCCATTTTTGGAATGTCAAATTCAACGCAAATTCGAGAACTTGCGCAAATATTTACCCATGCTCTTTCGGCCTATTTACAAGATCCCGTCACATTTAGACGCATACTTACTGAAATTCGACCGAAAGCTCCAATAATGCAGCCGACCAATCCAAAATCGATTGTGATGAACAAATCAGAAATTGGTGGAATGGGAAgaaattttcccatttccatTGAAACTACAACCCCTTCGATTACAAATCCCATTGAGTACGAACGTTTAAAGGGTCCTGAAAATTATGAAGTTTTGGATTTCTCTGACGTGACTTCAACTACGTCCAATTCAAATTCAGCCACGGATTTCGAAACAACACTTATAGATACATCAACGATGCCAACAACAACTATAGACAGTAACGCcgattcaaataaaaaaaaagctaaatcAGACGAAATGTTAAGAAAGCAGGGTAAAAGTTTATCAATCAAGTTTATAACCAATAGTCGTAATGAACTTGCTGATGAAGTTAATAATGAACTAAGAGCACCGGCTTCAACTAGTTATATTGCTTCGACAAATCTAGCAAgtttaaatgataaaaaaaataacaccttAGTCATGGATTCATACATCACGAGTCAAATGAACACAAGTGTACCGCCAAATTATAGGGCACTTCCAACAGCCCCAATCAAAATTGTAACAGAGACAATTTCAGTTCCGCAGTCTGTTCTAAAGCCTCCAGTTATATCAAATATCCGATATCCCATGGAACAGAGATCTAAAACAAAAGAGCTACTAGATGATGATGAGCAGCTGCAACGCGCTCAAAGTGAATTTATTCTGGCTAACCAAAACAATGGCCCAATATACGAACGGAACAAGTACAGCGTGATAAGCTTACACAATTTGAAGGAAAATTCTGTAtctgttgaaacttttaacgCATCTAACAAAAcatcgaacaaaacaaacattactGATCAACATAATGTCTCACAACAACAGACTCAAGGAGGTATCCCATCCTCACGCACTACAATGTCCTACACAGTATTTTTTGACCCTTTAACAATTAACGATGAGCTTATGGAACTCGAAAAACCAACACCAACGGTAGCACATGTACCAGGAATTTATAACAACAGACAGTATGAGAGTAACAAAATTCACCTTAATACAGATACAGCCATATCTGATGCACCAAAGAAAAATATATCAGACCAAATTATGAGTGAAAATCAGCGCGATGATCctataatgcaaaaaaaggctATAGAAATGTTTGGCGACCTGAACGATGTACAAGCGGAAAAAATTATGTCGGCAATTAAAATGGCCGATAAAGATAAATCGATGCGAAGATTGATTTTGCTTTTGATACGTACCTGCGATGACGATCCAACAAGTACGGGTGAAGAATCACGAAAAGCTCTTTTAGAAGCTTTAATAAAACTTGGTGGTGTCGTGGGTCCACAACATACTGATGAATTACAAATTTTATctgccaaacaaaaacacgataCCACCAATCGCCGTGCTAAAGAAATTGGATTTGGTCAAACTACTAACTTTTTGTACGATGAATTAACTGATCTGACAGAATCTCAAAATATTACAGCAACCACGGAAAACTATTCAAATATTTCTTCAAACTATGAGAATAATGGTGGAGATTCCGGAAGTCAAGACGAAGGTAGTGAGGAATGGTCTAAAGGGAGCGGAACTACggatgcaacaacaaaaatctatAACTCACCCGGCGAAAGCAACCTACCAAAAATTGCCACTAGCAAATGGGTATATGGCTATGACGAAACGAATCCTCCCCAGTATTCAACAACACCACTACCGTCAACAGTGTTCCAAACTACAGTCGATAGTACTTCAACCGTTTTTACAATGATTACGGAGCCTACAGTTATAACAACTGTGGCGGGAAGTGCAACATCAGAAACATCTGATTATGGCAGCTCTACAACCATCCAGACTACACCAGTCGACTTCTTTGATACTGAATATAGATCACGAGAATCTTTAGAATCTGATTCATCTTCAGAAATGAAACCAACATTCACCGTATCCAAGCGTTTACCAAAGGATTTATCGAACTCATTGGCTAATCCACTGTCTAATAACCATAAACAATTATCTCCTCATAACTCCGACACACGTGCACTTGAACTATTGAAATCGCTTTACTCTTTGGCGGCACGATGGGGATAA
- the LOC5668203 gene encoding uncharacterized protein LOC5668203 isoform X1, producing MRKIMFFYTRMIQLAWSIFVMELTTIEGHTESIQRKLYEPPLRRGLRSVLIHAHVGDTATNSFPSAEMDSYQGLVGRPGIDFPVLTHIPNTVFDCKNHGNGYFADLETRCQVFHICDDGKKISFLCPNGTIFRQLDLICDWWFKVDCASTPNHFAESTEMLTQAKRARLQSKHPVPQPINHSDENLTVSIQNKRLLLGNTANLEQQSLSKNYVPKVLEFNRRNNKSNSADTGVSDGLKNQRNVNTNDNIDRLSNAADEIQDTAQSASFASITKKMFNTYYAQDQLLKDQTTSNKPRRAETIDEGLHRDYLSTLQPFKDSRVENNNNSNRNAMHFMAYTTARKLNLNSKVTQFYTPTVPTFTTSTKTVMVGTVTEDPMVTTKATTIHRFNNGGVGGSEESQSFDTQFAHSLRREGIADEESIMDHAIEIMQTIKNLNIDESENHRSIMKKTIDDVKAHTSTVSDGTFARIDPRVKNSLGFLLHPPGIHQNVNGFKRMRIVSERNSNVDVGHRSLLTQTTLNEYDRLFQSNQNENNGNRIDDVHDHDVSEAEFYMDSQMEHDLEGQSSRYPIFGMSNSTQIRELAQIFTHALSAYLQDPVTFRRILTEIRPKAPIMQPTNPKSIVMNKSEIGGMGRNFPISIETTTPSITNPIEYERLKGPENYEVLDFSDVTSTTSNSNSATDFETTLIDTSTMPTTTIDSNADSNKKKAKSDEMLRKQGKSLSIKFITNSRNELADEVNNELRAPASTSYIASTNLASLNDKKNNTLVMDSYITSQMNTSVPPNYRALPTAPIKIVTETISVPQSVLKPPVISNIRYPMEQRSKTKELLDDDEQLQRAQSEFILANQNNGPIYERNKYSVISLHNLKENSVSVETFNASNKTSNKTNITDQHNVSQQQTQGGIPSSRTTMSYTVFFDPLTINDELMELEKPTPTVAHVPGIYNNRQYESNKIHLNTDTAISDAPKKNISDQIMSENQRDDPIMQKKAIEMFGDLNDVQAEKIMSAIKMADKDKSMRRLILLLIRTCDDDPTSTGEESRKALLEALIKLGGVVGPQHTDELQILSAKQKHDTTNRRAKEIGFGQTTNFLYDELTDLTESQNITATTENYSNISSNYENNGGDSGSQDEGSEEWSKGSGTTDATTKIYNSPGESNLPKIATSKWVYGYDETNPPQYSTTPLPSTVFQTTVDSTSTVFTMITEPTVITTVAGSATSETSDYGSSTTIQTTPVDFFDTEYRSRESLESDSSSEMKPTFTVSKRLPKDLSNSLANPLSNNHKQLSPHNSDTRALELLKSLYSLAARWG from the exons A TGcgcaaaataatgtttttctATACGAGGATGATACAGTTAG CGTGGTCGATTTTTGTGATGGAACTAACGACCATAGAGGGCCATACTGAAAGTATTCAACGAAAGTTGTATGAACCACCATTGCGACGAGGTCTACGAAGTGTATTAATACATGCACATGTGGGTGATACAGCAACTAATTCATTCCCTAGTGCCGAAATGGACAGTTATCAAGGATTGGTCGGCAGACCAGGTATTGATTTTCCGGTTCTTACGCATATTCCCAATACCGTTTTTGACTGCAAAAACCATGGCAATGGTTATTTTGCCGATTTGGAAACACGTTGTCAG GTGTTCCATATCTGTGATGACGGAAAGAAGATCTCGTTTCTTTGTCCAAACGGCACGATCTTTCGACAGCTTGATCTTATTTGTGATTGGTGGTTTAAAGTAGACTGTGCTTCTACACCAAATCATTTTGCTGAAAGCACCGAAATGCTGACCCAAGCAAAGAGAGCTCGTTTACAAAGCAAACATCCTGTACCCCAACCAATCAATCACAGTGACGAAAACCTTACGGTCAGCATTCAAAATAAACGATTGCTGCTTGGAAATACTGCGAATTTGGAGCAACAATCTTTATCTAAAAATTATGTCCCTAAAGTGCTCGAATTTAACAGACGCAACAATAAAAGCAATTCTGCAGATACTGGCGTGAGCGATGGACTTAAAAATCAAAGAAATGTTAACACTAATGATAATATTGATAGGTTATCTAATGCTGCAGACGAAATACAAGATACGGCACAAAGCGCATCGTTTGCATCTATAACTAAGAAAATGTTTAACACGTATTACGCACAAGACCAGCTATTGAAAGATCAAACCACCTCAAATAAACCAAGACGAGCTGAGACCATCGATGAAGGTCTTCATCGTGATTACCTTTCAACATTGCAACCGTTTAAAGATTCTCGTgtagaaaacaacaacaatagtaACAGAAATGCAATGCACTTCATGGCTTACACAACTGCACGAAAACTGAATTTGAACAGCAAAGTTACGCAATTCTATACGCCAACAGTACCCACATTCACCACCAGCACGAAAACGGTAATGGTGGGGACAGTTACAGAGGATCCCATGGTCACGACAAAGGCCACAACTATCCATCGTTTCAACaacggtggtgttggtggatCCGAAGAATCGCAAAGCTTTGATACCCAATTCGCCCATTCGCTTCGGAGAGAGGGGATAGCTGACGAAGAGTCCATTATGGATCATGCAATCGAGATTATGCAAACTATTAAAAATCTTAACATCGATGAATCTGAAAATCATAGAAGtataatgaaaaaaacgaTAGATGATGTGAAGGCTCATACGTCCACCGTGTCTGATGGTACATTCGCTCGAATTGATCCGCGTGTAAAGAATTCATTGGGGTTTTTACTGCATCCACCAGGAATTCATCAAAATGTGAATGGTTTCAAAAGAATGCGGATTGTCTCTGAGCGTAACTCTAATGTCGATGTTGGACATCGTTCGCTCCTAACACAGACCACGTTAAATGAATACGATCGTCTCTTCCAATCAAACCAAAACGAAAATAATGGAAACCGTATAGATGATGTTCATGATCACGATGTCTCAGAAGCAGAGTTTTATATGGATTCTCAAATGGAACACGACCTCGAAGGTCAATCTTCAAGGTATCCCATTTTTGGAATGTCAAATTCAACGCAAATTCGAGAACTTGCGCAAATATTTACCCATGCTCTTTCGGCCTATTTACAAGATCCCGTCACATTTAGACGCATACTTACTGAAATTCGACCGAAAGCTCCAATAATGCAGCCGACCAATCCAAAATCGATTGTGATGAACAAATCAGAAATTGGTGGAATGGGAAgaaattttcccatttccatTGAAACTACAACCCCTTCGATTACAAATCCCATTGAGTACGAACGTTTAAAGGGTCCTGAAAATTATGAAGTTTTGGATTTCTCTGACGTGACTTCAACTACGTCCAATTCAAATTCAGCCACGGATTTCGAAACAACACTTATAGATACATCAACGATGCCAACAACAACTATAGACAGTAACGCcgattcaaataaaaaaaaagctaaatcAGACGAAATGTTAAGAAAGCAGGGTAAAAGTTTATCAATCAAGTTTATAACCAATAGTCGTAATGAACTTGCTGATGAAGTTAATAATGAACTAAGAGCACCGGCTTCAACTAGTTATATTGCTTCGACAAATCTAGCAAgtttaaatgataaaaaaaataacaccttAGTCATGGATTCATACATCACGAGTCAAATGAACACAAGTGTACCGCCAAATTATAGGGCACTTCCAACAGCCCCAATCAAAATTGTAACAGAGACAATTTCAGTTCCGCAGTCTGTTCTAAAGCCTCCAGTTATATCAAATATCCGATATCCCATGGAACAGAGATCTAAAACAAAAGAGCTACTAGATGATGATGAGCAGCTGCAACGCGCTCAAAGTGAATTTATTCTGGCTAACCAAAACAATGGCCCAATATACGAACGGAACAAGTACAGCGTGATAAGCTTACACAATTTGAAGGAAAATTCTGTAtctgttgaaacttttaacgCATCTAACAAAAcatcgaacaaaacaaacattactGATCAACATAATGTCTCACAACAACAGACTCAAGGAGGTATCCCATCCTCACGCACTACAATGTCCTACACAGTATTTTTTGACCCTTTAACAATTAACGATGAGCTTATGGAACTCGAAAAACCAACACCAACGGTAGCACATGTACCAGGAATTTATAACAACAGACAGTATGAGAGTAACAAAATTCACCTTAATACAGATACAGCCATATCTGATGCACCAAAGAAAAATATATCAGACCAAATTATGAGTGAAAATCAGCGCGATGATCctataatgcaaaaaaaggctATAGAAATGTTTGGCGACCTGAACGATGTACAAGCGGAAAAAATTATGTCGGCAATTAAAATGGCCGATAAAGATAAATCGATGCGAAGATTGATTTTGCTTTTGATACGTACCTGCGATGACGATCCAACAAGTACGGGTGAAGAATCACGAAAAGCTCTTTTAGAAGCTTTAATAAAACTTGGTGGTGTCGTGGGTCCACAACATACTGATGAATTACAAATTTTATctgccaaacaaaaacacgataCCACCAATCGCCGTGCTAAAGAAATTGGATTTGGTCAAACTACTAACTTTTTGTACGATGAATTAACTGATCTGACAGAATCTCAAAATATTACAGCAACCACGGAAAACTATTCAAATATTTCTTCAAACTATGAGAATAATGGTGGAGATTCCGGAAGTCAAGACGAAGGTAGTGAGGAATGGTCTAAAGGGAGCGGAACTACggatgcaacaacaaaaatctatAACTCACCCGGCGAAAGCAACCTACCAAAAATTGCCACTAGCAAATGGGTATATGGCTATGACGAAACGAATCCTCCCCAGTATTCAACAACACCACTACCGTCAACAGTGTTCCAAACTACAGTCGATAGTACTTCAACCGTTTTTACAATGATTACGGAGCCTACAGTTATAACAACTGTGGCGGGAAGTGCAACATCAGAAACATCTGATTATGGCAGCTCTACAACCATCCAGACTACACCAGTCGACTTCTTTGATACTGAATATAGATCACGAGAATCTTTAGAATCTGATTCATCTTCAGAAATGAAACCAACATTCACCGTATCCAAGCGTTTACCAAAGGATTTATCGAACTCATTGGCTAATCCACTGTCTAATAACCATAAACAATTATCTCCTCATAACTCCGACACACGTGCACTTGAACTATTGAAATCGCTTTACTCTTTGGCGGCACGATGGGGATAA